A portion of the Helicoverpa zea isolate HzStark_Cry1AcR chromosome 25, ilHelZeax1.1, whole genome shotgun sequence genome contains these proteins:
- the LOC124642760 gene encoding facilitated trehalose transporter Tret1-like: protein MVSPFVRQAWTLSAVWTNMIGQGMMLSFTTSLLPGLQEPDSPIKADLNTASWLASSCGLSGIPGFLISSFLMDLYGRRLAHGIVILPGIIGWLCIYLARGIPALMIGRILGGMTAGATVSLGAIVIGEYSDPRYRGVFLNLKTASVCLGGMSVHIAGHFLHWRTVALIALIPHFLALFVVYTWPESPAWLASRGEYERSENSFYWLRGKSEASFNELEELIRAQMGQQSKPVEKNTCGESVWDFFKRFTQKDFLKPVFIILISTILLESSGRHIFPAYALQIIGAVTGNKSQSFYYTLAIDLIITSSAVCSSMLVKVMKRRTLLFSTGFAACAVIMMACAYLFLAAEGVIPNDKPWIPIGIFVLYFILANLGCTPIPLALLGEVFPLRHRGVGSAVAGTFISLGVMLGLQVTPYLMLNLKVHGTFAVFGTAMGLALLALYFTLPETKDRTLQEIEDYFNYGKFREDKMERDEEEKVMMVK, encoded by the exons gCATGGACGCTGTCAGCGGTGTGGACGAACATGATAGGCCAGGGTATGATGCTGAGCTTCACCACCAGCCTGCTGCCAGGCCTGCAGGAACCTGACTCTCCTATCAAAGCTGATCTCAACACCGCTTCTTGGCTAG CATCATCATGTGGCCTCTCAGGAATCCCAGGGTTCCTCATCTCCTCCTTCCTCATGGACCTCTACGGCAGAAGGTTAGCTCACGGCATCGTCATCTTACCAGGAATAATCGGCTGGCTCTGCATATACCTTGCCCGGGGCATCCCTGCACTCATGATTGGAAGAATCCTAGGAGGAATGACAGCTGGAGCCACCGTCTCCCTAGGAGCTATCGTCATAGGAGAATACTCGGACCCAAGATACAGAGGAGTATTCCTCAATCTTAAGACAGCATCGGTATGTTTAGGTGGAATGTCAGTTCACATAGCAGGGCATTTTCTGCATTGGAGAACAGTAGCCCTAATCGCTTTGATACCTCATTTCTTGGCTCTGTTTGTCGTGTACACGTGGCCAGAAAGCCCAGCATGGCTAGCCTCAAGAGGAGAATACGAGAGAAGCGAGAACTCCTTCTACTGGCTAAGAGGAAAATCAGAAGCGTCTTTCAACGAATTGGAGGAATTAATCAGAGCTCAGATGGGTCAGCAATCAAAACCTGTCGAGAAAAATACGTGCGGCGAAAGTGTGTGGGATTTCTTCAAAAGGTTCACGCAAAAAGATTTCTTGAAACCAGTTTTTATAATCCTGATCAGTACTATATTGTTAGAATCTAGTGGTAGACACATCTTCCCTGCGTACGCGTTGCAGATCATCGGCGCAGTGACTGGAAACAAGTCGCAATCCTTCTACTACACTTTAGCCATAGATTTGATCATCACATCCAGTGCCGTCTGTTCCTCAATGCTCGTTAAAGTCATGAAGCGAAGGACCCTGCTGTTCTCAACAGGATTCGCAGCATGCGCAGTAATAATGATGGCATGCGCCTACCTCTTCTTAGCTGCTGAAGGAGTAATACCAAATGACAAACCTTGGATACCTATTGGCATTTTTGTGCTGTACTTCATCCTTGCCAATTTAGGCTGTACACCGATACCTTTAGCTTTGTTAGGAGAAGTTTTTCCCTTACGTCATCGAGGAGTGGGATCCGCAGTAGCAGGGACTTTCATATCTCTTGGGGTGATGCTTGGTCTCCAAGTAACTCCATACCTCATGCTCAATCTTAAGGTCCATGGGACCTTTGCTGTTTTTGGTACTGCAATGGGACTTGCACTCTTGGCTCTGTACTTCACGCTACCAGAGACTAAAGACAGGACTCTTCAAGAAATTGAAGATTATTTCAACTATGGAAAGTTCAGAGAGGACAAAATGGAAAGAGATGAAGAAGAAAAAGTCATGATGGTAAAATGA
- the LOC124642770 gene encoding facilitated trehalose transporter Tret1-like, with product MGTEKWITPFLKQCFVTAGVSLNMAGSGLVVGFTTALLQQLKSPGSIIPIDDTSGSWIAAIPGISLVFGNFIAPTTMSRYGRKSANLITIVPLMVGWAAIYFATNITVLLLARFLQGLCMGMCTSLASVLLGEYTSPKNRGVFLMTISVSIAMAVMSVHCLGSYFSWQTTALVCGCISFVDLFILIYSPESPSWLAEKGKYDACKQSFRWLRGDQEEEELRRIIEASIHLREAKAEMRKTKSVIKKFRNKVDDFKMTVKKKEFLKPIIIMIHIYILGQWSGINMLVAYPIDLFKKMVGKDCNIPLLVLTLDVHRIIANTTALYVIQKVKRRTILGVTVCINIMALLASAAYSYSKENGYMPADEFSIGISIVHIHMFAVATGSLPLCFIIAGEIFPLEYRSLAGGISVLFYSTNLFVTIKTVPLLLSTIDLYGTYILYASLMVYSLVVVWYLLPETKDRTLQDIEDEFRGRPLSPEELKSVQSLASLRAYTTDRRCSNPVVV from the exons ATGGGGACTGAAAAATGGATTACGCCGTTTTTAAAGCAG TGTTTCGTGACTGCGGGCGTGTCCCTGAACATGGCAGGGTCCGGCCTGGTGGTGGGGTTCACCACGGCGTTGCTGCAGCAGCTGAAGAGTCCAGGGTCCATTATACCTATTGATGATACTTCTGGCTCCTGGATAG CGGCAATACCCGGCATCTCCCTGGTCTTCGGCAACTTCATAGCTCCAACAACGATGTCCAGATACGGCCGAAAATCAGCCAACCTCATCACCATAGTTCCACTCATGGTCGGCTGGGCTGCCATCTACTTCGCCACGAACATCACCGTTCTTCTCCTGGCTAGGTTTCTTCAAGGACTTTGTATGGGAATGTGCACATCATTAGCATCTGTCCTGCTAGGAGAATACACCAGTCCGAAGAACAGGGGAGTGTTTCTAATGACCATTTCGGTGTCAATTGCCATGGCAGTGATGTCTGTCCATTGTTTGGGATCCTACTTCAGTTGGCAGACCACAGCATTGGTTTGTGGGTGCATATCCTTCGTAGATCtcttcatacttatttattcgCCCGAATCTCCCAGCTGGTTGGCTGAGAAGGGGAAATATGATGCCTGTAAACAGTCATTTAGGTGGCTAAGAGGAGATCAAGAAGAAGAGGAACTTAGAAGAATCATTGAAGCGAGCATACATCTTAGAGAGGCGAAAGCAGAAATGAGAAAAACTAAATCCGTGATAAAGAAATTCAGAAACAAAGTAGATGACTTCAAAATGACAGTGAAGAAGAAAGAGTTTTTGAAAcctataattattatgataCACATTTACATTCTAGGCCAATGGAGTGGCATAAACATGCTAGTAGCATACCCTATAGACTTATTTAAGAAAATGGTTGGAAAAGACTGCAATATACCACTATTAGTACTTACTTTAGACGTACATAGGATAATAGCGAACACAACAGCGTTGTATGTGATACAGAAAGTGAAAAGACGAACTATTTTAGGTGTTACTGTTTGTATCAATATTATGGCTTTGCTTGCAAGTGCTGCGTACTCTTACTCAAAAGAAAATGGTTATATGCCTGCAGATGAGTTCAGTATAGGCATAAGTATAGTCCATATTCATATGTTTGCAGTAGCCACTGGTTCTTTACCTCTCTGCTTCATCATAGCAGGTGAAATATTCCCCTTAGAATACCGAAGTTTGGCTGGTGGGATTAGCGTGTTATTTTACTCAActaatttatttgttactaTCAAAACTGTTCCTCTATTACTAAGTACTATAGATTTGTATGGCACGTATATTTTGTATGCGTCGTTAATGGTGTATAGTTTAGTGGTCGTATGGTATTTGCTGCCGGAGACAAAGGATAGGACTCTGCAGGACATAGAAGATGAGTTTAGGGGTAGACCACTGTCTCCCGAAGAGTTGAAGTCAGTGCAATCGTTGGCGTCTTTAAGAGCATATACTACGGATAGGAGATGTAGCAATCCAGTTGTTGTATGA